A region of the Pseudomonadota bacterium genome:
AGTGCAGGAGCTTGGTGCAAAAACGCCCCTAATCGGATTTTCAGGCGCGCCGTTTACACTCTCATCTTACCTGATCCAGGGCCAGAGCCCGGGGGACCTCAAGCATCTCAAGGGCATGATGGTTGGGGACCCAGAGAGCTGGCACGCTCTGCAAGAGAAGCTCGTAACGCTCTGTGTTGAGTATCTCGTAGCACAGGTTGAGGCGGGATGTAGCTCGCTGCAGATCTTTGATTCCTGGCTCGGGTATTTAGGACCCCGTGAGTATGAGCGCTTCGTAGAGCCGTATCTTACCAAGTTGGTTAATGGGGTGCGTGCGCGTGTTGATGTTCCAGTTGTGTTTTTTGCTACGGGTGTTGCAGGGATATTTCCACTCCTTGCAAAGCTTGATGTGCACGCCTTCGGAGTAGATTGGCGAGTTAGTATGCCGCAAGCCCTGCAGCTGATTGGCCGTGATATTCCCCTACAGGGTAACCTTGATCCGCAGCTCCTTGCTGGCCCCTGGGAGTATATCGAACGTTCCGTACGCGAGATTATGGCAGAGTCGGAGGTGCTTCCAGCGCACATCTTTAACCTTGGGCACGGGGTGCTTCCGCATACCCCTGTCGAGAACGTTGAGCGCTTAGTCGAATTGGTCAGAGAGTTTAAAGTAGGGGGCTAACGTTATGACGCACCTACTCGCCGTTACCTCGATAGCGCTCTATATAGTGGCAACGGTGTTGGTGCTGATACAGCTCTGGAGGCCTGGTAGAAAAGGGTTGAAGCAGCGCTTTGCACAGTCTCAACTGATACCCTGGACGTTCTATCTTGCGTTTGGGCTTCATACCGCCACTATCGGGTTCGTGTTTAACGATGCCCGATATCTTCTTCTTGATAACGGGGCGGATTACTTCCTGTGTGTCTCGTGGGGGCTGGCTGGCGTGTTCGCTTTTTTGCAGCGACGTCTTAACTACCCGATAGTCGGCGCGTTCGTTATTCCTGCAATCGTGCTCTTTATGGGGAGCTCCTCTTATCTGCTGCATAGCGGCGCAACCTCGTTATTAAACGCACCAGCAGCGCAAACAAATGAGGGGCTATTACTCTCTCTACTGCACGGGATTCCAGCGCTCGTGGCGGTGGTAAGCCTGGCGCTCGCCCTGGTTATAAGTGTGGTGTTTCTGATAGTAGAGTACCGCCTTAAACAAAGGGGTGTGGGGGCCCTAAATGTTGCTGGGCCGAATTTACAGTTTCTCGATCATCTTAATAGGCAATTGGCGCAGGTAGGCTTCGTTGCTATCTCGTTGGTGGTGCTCTCT
Encoded here:
- the ccsA gene encoding cytochrome c biogenesis protein CcsA translates to MTHLLAVTSIALYIVATVLVLIQLWRPGRKGLKQRFAQSQLIPWTFYLAFGLHTATIGFVFNDARYLLLDNGADYFLCVSWGLAGVFAFLQRRLNYPIVGAFVIPAIVLFMGSSSYLLHSGATSLLNAPAAQTNEGLLLSLLHGIPALVAVVSLALALVISVVFLIVEYRLKQRGVGALNVAGPNLQFLDHLNRQLAQVGFVAISLVVLSGGLWAVSAQRPIFSLDTSLISGLATWILLAFVLHARLVLKWSPRQVSRLTVLITGSFFLFVFVVMIWSGRLTHASIWL
- the hemE gene encoding uroporphyrinogen decarboxylase, encoding MSLFIETLRGVRQDRTPIWLMRQAGRYLPEYRALREHNSMLQMVMTPELACEVTLQPLRRFPMDAAIIFADILTPLIGMGAELEFKQGEGPIIDNPVRCAADVERLRLSDPRESVRYTLDAIKLVVQELGAKTPLIGFSGAPFTLSSYLIQGQSPGDLKHLKGMMVGDPESWHALQEKLVTLCVEYLVAQVEAGCSSLQIFDSWLGYLGPREYERFVEPYLTKLVNGVRARVDVPVVFFATGVAGIFPLLAKLDVHAFGVDWRVSMPQALQLIGRDIPLQGNLDPQLLAGPWEYIERSVREIMAESEVLPAHIFNLGHGVLPHTPVENVERLVELVREFKVGG